CGGGCAAGCACTACCGCGTGACGGCGATCGCCATGGAGCCGAAGCCGCCGCAGGGCCGCCAGCTCCCCATCTGGATCGGCGGGGCGTCCGAGCCCGCCTGGCGCCGCGTGGGCCAGCTCGGCGACGGCTGGCTCGCGGGCGGGGCCATCGACGCGGCCAGCGCCCGGCGCGCCCTGGATTCGATCCGCCGCCACGCCGAGGCGGCCGGCCGCGATCCCGGCGCCATCGGCCTGCAGAGCATGACCGCGCCGCCGCCCAAGGACGCTACGGGCCGACGCTTCTACGCCGAGCCCGACCGCGTCGTCGCCCGTATCGCCGAGTTGTGCGCGATGGGCTTCGGGTGGGTCTCGCTCAACGCGACCGCCATCTTCCAGGCCGGTGCGCGCTCCGTGGACGCGATGGTAGACGCGCTCGGCGCGCTACACGCGAAGGTCCGCGCTGAGGTGGGTTAACGCGAAAGCGTTCTCACGCCGCCGCCAGGAAAGGGGCGGGTCGCGCGAGCGGCGGGAGGTCGGTCACGAAGCACGGCACCTCGCCGAGGTGGGGGTAGCTCACGGAGTGGCGCTGCATCCCGCTGGCGACGGGGTCCACGCCGGTGCGCTCGAGCGCCGGCGCGGTCAGGAGCAGGTACGCGCTCCCGCCGACCGTGTTCTTCAGCAGGCGATGGACGAGGATGACGTCCGGCCCGGCGACGCGCGAGCGCCCCCCGACCGTCTGCCGGACGAAGCGCCCGTGGTGGACGACCAGCTTGAGGTCCAGGTTCGGCACGTCGCTACAGGCGCGGCACGCGCAGCTGTCGTCACCCGCCAGTCGCCGCTGCTCCTCCTTGAACACGGCGAACGCGTCGGCGAGCAGAGCCGGCAGCGCGCTGCCATCGGGCATCGCCCCGTCGGCGCCGATGGCGAAGACGGCGTCGCCCTCGAGCTCCTGGATCTCCAGCGGAGGCGAGAGCCGGCGCATCACCGCTTCCAGGAGCACGCCGGTGACTTGCGCCCCGTGCTCCAGCTCGGTGCCGGCGACGAACGCGGTGAATCCGGAGATGTCGGCCAGGACCAGAAAGCCCGCCTCGGCCCGGATGTCCTCGCTCATGTCCCGGTCTCCTTTCCTGCTACTCTTGAGACACCGGACGGGGGCGCGTGTGAAAGGCTTTGGCCCTCCCCTCCCCTGAGCCCCCCGGACGCCGTATCGATCTTTGGACATTGTCGGTCGCCGTTACGACGCGAATACTCCATATCAGCAGCGGTGCCCAACTTCGCCTTCATCGACGGCCAAAATCTCCACCTCGGCATCGCCGAGCTCGGCTGGAGGGTGGACTGGCGGCGGTTCCGCACCTACCTCGAAGAACA
This portion of the Candidatus Methylomirabilota bacterium genome encodes:
- a CDS encoding DUF2652 domain-containing protein, giving the protein MSEDIRAEAGFLVLADISGFTAFVAGTELEHGAQVTGVLLEAVMRRLSPPLEIQELEGDAVFAIGADGAMPDGSALPALLADAFAVFKEEQRRLAGDDSCACRACSDVPNLDLKLVVHHGRFVRQTVGGRSRVAGPDVILVHRLLKNTVGGSAYLLLTAPALERTGVDPVASGMQRHSVSYPHLGEVPCFVTDLPPLARPAPFLAAA